A single Capricornis sumatraensis isolate serow.1 chromosome 20, serow.2, whole genome shotgun sequence DNA region contains:
- the NLRP9 gene encoding LOW QUALITY PROTEIN: NACHT, LRR and PYD domains-containing protein 9 (The sequence of the model RefSeq protein was modified relative to this genomic sequence to represent the inferred CDS: substituted 1 base at 1 genomic stop codon), whose protein sequence is MADSFFSDFGLLWYLEELKKEEFWKFKELLKQEPLKFKLKPIPWTELKKASRENVSKLLSKHYPGKLAWDVTLSLFLQISRDDLWRKARNEIRQTINPYRSHMKQKFQVLWEKEACLLVPEDFYRETTKSEYEFLNAVYLAALQPGESSPTVIVHGPEGIGKTTLLRKVMLEWAKGNLWRDRFSFVFFLTGREMNGVTDMSLVELLSRDWPESSEPIEDIFSQPERILFILDGVEELKFDLDCNTDLCEDWEEPHSMQVVLRSLLQKQMLPECSLLLALSKMGMRKNHSLLKHIKCIFLLGFSEHQRKLYFSHYFQENDASSRAFSFVREKRSLFVLCQSPFLCWLVCTGLKCQLDKGEDLELDSETITGLYVSFFTKVFKSGSETCPLKQRRACLKSLCTLAAEGMWTRTFLFCPEDLRRNGVSESDTLMWLDMKLLHRSGDCLAFIHTCIQEFCAAMFYMFKRPKDPPHSVIGNVTQLITRAVSEHYSHLSWTAVFLFVFSTERMTNRLETSFGFPLSKEIKQEITQSLDTLSQYDPNNVMVSFQALFNCLFETQDPEFVAQVVNFFKDIDIYIGTKEELIICAACLRHCNSLQKFHLCMEHVFPDESGCISNIIEKLTLWRDVCSAFTASEDFEMLNLENCQFDEASLAVLCRTLSQPVCKLRKFVXRSVVFSHSELFKAILHNPHLKHLNLCGSSLSHMDAKQLCEALKHPMCNIEELMLGKCDITGEACEDIASVLVHNKKLKLLSMCENALKDDGVQVLCEALKNPDCALEALLLSHCCFTSAACDYLSQVLLGNRSLTFLDLGSNVLKDEGVTTLCESLRHPSCNLQELWLMNCYFTSVCCVDIATVLVHSEKLTTLKLGNNKIYDAGAKQLCKALKHPKCKLEHLGLEACELSPASCEDLASALTTCKSLTCVNLEWITLDYDGAAVLCEALVSLECSLQVLGLNKSSYDEEIKMMLTHVEEMNPNLIISHHLWTHDEGRLRGVLV, encoded by the exons ATGGccgattcttttttttctgactttggcTTGTTGTGGTACCTGGAGGAGCTCAAAAAGGAAGAGTTCTGGAAATTTAAGGAGCTCCTCAAGCAAGAACCTCTGAAATTCAAACTCAAGCCCATCCCGTGGACTGAACTAAAGAAGGCTTCACGAGAAAATGTGTCAAAGTTGTTGAGCAAGCATTACCCAGGAAAACTGGCCTGGGACGTGACCCTGAGTCTGTTTCTTCAGATCAGTCGGGATGATCTATGGAGGAAGGCTCGGAACGAGATCCGAC AGACGATAAACCCATATAGAAGCCACATGAAGCAGAAATTCCAAGTCCTATGGGAGAAGGAGGCCTGCCTTCTGGTTCCTGAAGATTTCTACAGAGAGACCACAAAGAGCGAGTACGAATTCCTGAACGCTGTCTACCTTGCCGCCCTCCAGCCTGGAGAGTCCTCACCTACTGTGATCGTGCACGGTCCGGAAGGGATTGGAAAAACAACCCTTCTGAGAAAAGTGATGCTGGAGTGGGCCAAGGGAAACCTATGGAGGGACAGGTTCTCGTTTGTCTTCTTCCTCACGGGCCGTGAAATGAATGGTGTGACGGACATGAGCCTGGTGGAGCTGCTCTCCAGGGACTGGCCTGAGTCTTCAGAGCCCATTGAAGACATCTTTTCCCAACCAGAGAGAATTCTCTTTATCTTGGATGGCGTGGAGGAACTGAAGTTTGACTTGGATTGCAACACCGACCTCTGTGAAGACTGGGAGGAGCCACACTCCATGCAGGTTGTCCTGAGGAGCCTGCTACAGAAACAGATGCTCCCAGAATGCTCTCTGCTCCTCGCACTCAGCAAGATGGGGATGAGAAAAAACCACTCCTTGTTGAAGCACATTAAATGCATCTTTCTCTTGGGGTTCTCCGAGCACCAAAGGAAGCTGTATTTCTCCCATTACTTCCAGGAGAATGACGCATCCTCGAGAGCCTTCAGTTTTGTGAGGGAGAAGAGGTCACTCTTCGTCTTGTGCCAGAGCCCCTTTCTCTGTTGGCTGGTCTGTACCGGCTTGAAGTGTCAGCTGGATAAAGGAGAAGACCTGGAGCTAGACTCTGAAACCATCACTGGTTTGTATGTGTCTTTCTTCACGAAAGTATTCAAATCAGGAAGTGAGACCTGTCCACTGAAGCAGAGAAGAGCTTGTCTGAAAAGCCTGTGTACCTTGGCTGCCGAGGGTATGTGGACTCGAACGTTCCTGTTTTGCCCCGAGGACCTCAGGAGAAACGGGGTGTCCGAATCGGACACCTTGATGTGGTTAGATATGAAACTTCTTCACAGGAGTGGTGACTGCCTTGCCTTCATCCATACCTGTATCCAAGAATTTTGTGCCGCCATGTTCTACATGTTCAAACGACCCAAAGACCCACCTCACTCGGTCATTGGAAATGTGACCCAGCTCATCACCAGGGCCGTGAGCGAACACTACTCCCACTTGTCCTGGACAGCGGTATTCCTGTTTGTGTTCTCAACTGAAAGGATGACCAACAGGCTGGAGACGTCCTTTGGTTTTCCACTGTCCAAAGAGATAAAGCAGGAAATAACACAAAGTCTTGACACTTTAAGTCAGTATGACCCCAATAATGTCATGGTGAGTTTCCAGGCTTTGTTCAATTGTTTGTTTGAGACCCAGGACCCAGAATTTGTAGCCCAAGTGGTGAATTTCTTCAAAGACATTGACATTTATATTGGAACCAAAGAGGAACTGATAATATGTGCAGCCTGTCTGAGACATTGCAATAGTCTCCAGAAATTTCACCTGTGTATGGAACATGTCTTCCCAGATGAGTCTGGATGCATCTCAAA CATCATCGAGAAACTTACCCTCTGGCGGGATGTGTGCTCAGCATTCACCGCTAGCGAGGACTTCGAGATGCTAAATCTGGAGAACTGTCAGTTCGATGAGGCCTCTCTAGCTGTTCTCTGCAGGACGCTGTCTCAACCCGTCTGTAAACTCCGCAAGTTCGTGTAA CGGAGTGTCGTTTTTTCCCACTCTG AATTATTTAAGGCCATTCTTCATAACCCTCATTTGAAGCACCTGAACCTCTGTGGCAGCAGCCTCTCCCATATGGATGCCAAGCAGCTGTGTGAGGCGCTGAAACACCCAATGTGCAACATAGAAGAGCTCAT GCTGGGGAAGTGTGACATCACGGGTGAAGCCTGCGAAGACATCGCCTCTGTTCTCGTCCACAACAAGAAGCTGAAGCTTCTCTCCATGTGCGAGAACGCCCTGAAGGACGATGGGGTGCAGGTGCTGTGTGAGGCCCTGAAGAACCCAGACTGTGCCCTGGAGGCGCTGCT ATTGTCGCACTGTTGCTTCACCTCTGCAGCCTGTGACTACCTCTCCCAGGTCCTTCTGGGCAACAGATCCCTGACTTTTCTCGACCTGGGCTCAAACGTCCTGAAAGATGAGGGAGTGACAACTTTGTGTGAATCACTGAGGCACCCAAGCTGCAACCTACAGGAGTTATG gcTGATGAATTGCTACTTCACTTCTGTTTGCTGTGTGGACATCGCTACTGTTCTTGTCCACAGTGAAAAACTGACAACCCTGAAACTAGGGAACAATAAGATATACGACGCTGGCGCCAAACAGTTATGCAAAGCTTTGAAGCACCCTAAGTGTAAATTAGAGCACCTCGG GCTAGAGGCCTGCGAGCTCAGCCCTGCCTCTTGTGAGGACCTAGCCTCGGCTCTCACCACCTGCAAATCGCTGACTTGTGTGAACCTGGAATGGATCACCCTGGACTATGATGGGGCGGCAGTGCTGTGTGAAGCCTTGGTCAGTCTGGAGTGCAGCCTGCAAGTGCTTGG CCTGAACAAATCTTCATATGATGAGGAGATTAAGATGATGCTGACGCACGTGGAAGAGATGAACCCCAACCTCATCATTTCACACCATCTCTGGACTCACGATGAGGGCAGACTCAGGGGTGTACTTGTCTGA